One genomic window of Micropterus dolomieu isolate WLL.071019.BEF.003 ecotype Adirondacks linkage group LG06, ASM2129224v1, whole genome shotgun sequence includes the following:
- the cbln12 gene encoding cerebellin 12 produces the protein MHPKSVTINLPILLGVLLLWGPMGSRGQNDTEPIILEGKCLVVCDSTPSSEPAGNALGMSVRSGSGRVAFSASRQTNHEPTDMSNRTMIIYFDNILVNVGTHFDQESSVFLAPRRGVYSFNFHVVKAYNRQTIQVSLMLNGWPMISAFAGDQDVTREAATNAGLVIMEKGDKAYLRLERGNLMGGWKYSTFSGFLVFPL, from the exons ATGCATCCCAAATCAGTCACCATCAACCTCCCCATACTGTTGGGTGTGCTCCTGTTGTGGGGGCCTATGGGTTCTAGGGGCCAGAATGACACAGAGCCCATAATCCTCGAAGGAAAATGCTTAGTCGTATGTGACTCCACTCCTTCGTCTGAGCCCGCCGGTAATGCTCTGGGCATGTCGGTCCGCTCCGGGTCCGGTCGGGTGGCCTTCTCTGCCAGCCGCCAGACCAACCATGAGCCCACGGACATGAGCAACCGCACCATGATCATCTACTTTGATAAT ATTTTGGTGAATGTGGGCACTCATTTTGACCAAGAAAGCAGTGTCTTCCTGGCACCAAGAAGAGGCGTGTACAGCTTCAACTTCCATGTTGTAAAGGCCTACAATAGACAAACTATTCAG GTCAGCCTGATGCTGAATGGCTGGCCAATGATTTCAGCTTTCGCAGGGGACCAGGACGTGACCAGAGAAGCTGCCACTAACGCTGGCCTGGTGATTATGGAGAAGGGGGACAAGGCCTACCTCAGACTGGAGAGAGGCAACCTGATGGGAGGCTGGAAGTACTCCACCTTTTCTGGGTTTCTGGTCTTCCCCTTGTGA